A single window of Patescibacteria group bacterium DNA harbors:
- the atpC gene encoding ATP synthase F1 subunit epsilon, whose amino-acid sequence MTIKFKIVTPERIVYEDEIDSLTLPTSTGEITILPHHIPLVSTVTSGELIVRKGVEAHPMAISGGFVEVREGNQVTVLADSAERVQEIDTARAEEAKERARKLLAERQADDVDYAALAVKIEKELARLKVARKYAHLKRPGPQIQTEE is encoded by the coding sequence ATGACTATTAAATTTAAAATTGTAACTCCGGAACGAATCGTCTACGAGGACGAGATAGACTCTCTTACCCTTCCCACGTCCACGGGCGAGATCACTATTTTGCCGCATCATATCCCGCTCGTGTCCACGGTAACCTCAGGCGAGCTTATCGTGCGCAAGGGAGTGGAGGCGCATCCCATGGCAATCTCGGGCGGGTTTGTCGAGGTGAGGGAAGGAAATCAGGTGACTGTGCTCGCAGATAGTGCCGAGAGAGTGCAGGAGATCGATACCGCGCGCGCGGAAGAAGCGAAGGAGCGGGCAAGGAAGCTGTTAGCAGAGCGCCAGGCAGATGACGTTGATTACGCGGCGCTTGCCGTCAAGATAGAAAAAGAGCTGGCGCGCCTCAAGGTTGCCCGCAAGTACGCGCACCTCAAGCGGCCCGGCCCGCAGATACAGACGGAGGAATAA